One Malania oleifera isolate guangnan ecotype guangnan chromosome 10, ASM2987363v1, whole genome shotgun sequence genomic region harbors:
- the LOC131165403 gene encoding OVARIAN TUMOR DOMAIN-containing deubiquitinating enzyme 12 isoform X2 codes for MINYELDPDIVRWGLHLLDVCSLSHNGSCSGITQYAADPCPVEYIREGYCRDCEAENINVENDEVIAHALQEEFSHLASVEASGSSHVENEQMQASVLAQDWISPSRRHSSTVAGPQNGEEEVDGMGISCSCSGLGEKLVNNDDCTCCLEIEDESTLDGEVGKRLNQMNPVPHVPKINGEIPSVDEETSDHQRLLDRLKLYDLVEFKVQGDGNCQFRALSDQIYRTPEHHKFVRQEVFSQLKAHREMYEGYVPMAYGDYLNKISKNGEWGDHVTLQAAADSYGFKIFVITSFKDTCYIEILPQIQKSNRVISLSFWAEVHYNSIYPAGGKHLYDDASKLSWHITRVKLGTFRGVKLGRREK; via the exons ATGATTAACTACGAGCTAGACCCTGATATAGTTCGGTGGGGTCTCCATCTTCTAGACGTTTGCTCTCTTTCTCATAACGGTTCTTGTAGTGGAATTACTCAATATGCTGCAGATCCTTGTCCAGTTGAGTATATTAGAGAAGGTTATTGCAGAGATTGCGAAGCAGAGAATATAAATGTGGAGAATGATGAGGTTATTGCACATGCACTTCAAGAAGAATTTTCACACCTTGCATCTGTAGAAGCATCAGGATCTTCGCATGTGGAGAATGAGCAAATGCAAGCATCTGTTCTTGCACAGGATTGGATTTCTCCCTCTAGAAGACACAGTAGCACTG TGGCAGGGCCTCAAAATGGTGAGGAAGAGGTAGATGGAATGGGAATTTCGTGCTCATGTTCTGGCCTGGGAGAAAAATTAGTCAACAATGATGACTGTACATGTTGTCTAGAGATAGAGGATGAGTCTACTCTTGATGGTGAAGTAGGCAAGAGGTTGAACCAGATGAATCCTGTTCCT CATGTTCCCAAAATCAATGGAGAGATTCCATCAGTTGATGAAGAAACATCGGATCACCAAAGGCTGCTGGACAG ATTGAAGCTGTATGATCTGGTTGAGTTTAAGGTTCAAGGAGATGGGAACTGTCAG TTTCGTGCTTTATCAGATCAAATATACCGTACACCTGAGCACCACAAATTTGTCAGACAAGAAGTTTTTAGTCAG CTAAAGGCTCACCGAGAAATGTACGAGGGTTATGTTCCTATGGCTTATGGTGACTATTTGAACAAAATCAGCAA GAATGGTGAATGGGGTGATCATGTCACATTGCAGGCTGCTGCTGATTCG TATGGTTTCAAGATTTTTGTCATAACGTCGTTTAAGGATACCTGCTACATTGAGATTCTTCCACAAATTCAGAAGTCAAATAGAG TTATTTCCCTGAGCTTTTGGGCGGAGGTGCATTATAACTCAATCTATCCAGCAGGAGGTAAGCATTTGTATGATGATGCTTCAAAACTTAGTTGGCATATTACAAGGGTAAAATTAGGCACATTTAGAGGTGTAAAATTAGGCAGAAGGGAAAAATGA
- the LOC131165403 gene encoding OVARIAN TUMOR DOMAIN-containing deubiquitinating enzyme 9 isoform X6, whose protein sequence is MINYELDPDIVRWGLHLLDVCSLSHNGSCSGITQYAADPCPVEYIREGYCRDCEAENINVENDEVIAHALQEEFSHLASVEASGSSHVENEQMQASVLAQDWISPSRRHSSTVAGPQNGEEEVDGMGISCSCSGLGEKLVNNDDCTCCLEIEDESTLDGEVGKRLNQMNPVPHVPKINGEIPSVDEETSDHQRLLDRLKLYDLVEFKVQGDGNCQFRALSDQIYRTPEHHKFVRQEVFSQLKAHREMYEGYVPMAYGDYLNKISKNGEWGDHVTLQAAADSYGFKIFVITSFKDTCYIEILPQIQKSNRVISLSFWAEVHYNSIYPAGDLPSLENKKKKKWWKF, encoded by the exons ATGATTAACTACGAGCTAGACCCTGATATAGTTCGGTGGGGTCTCCATCTTCTAGACGTTTGCTCTCTTTCTCATAACGGTTCTTGTAGTGGAATTACTCAATATGCTGCAGATCCTTGTCCAGTTGAGTATATTAGAGAAGGTTATTGCAGAGATTGCGAAGCAGAGAATATAAATGTGGAGAATGATGAGGTTATTGCACATGCACTTCAAGAAGAATTTTCACACCTTGCATCTGTAGAAGCATCAGGATCTTCGCATGTGGAGAATGAGCAAATGCAAGCATCTGTTCTTGCACAGGATTGGATTTCTCCCTCTAGAAGACACAGTAGCACTG TGGCAGGGCCTCAAAATGGTGAGGAAGAGGTAGATGGAATGGGAATTTCGTGCTCATGTTCTGGCCTGGGAGAAAAATTAGTCAACAATGATGACTGTACATGTTGTCTAGAGATAGAGGATGAGTCTACTCTTGATGGTGAAGTAGGCAAGAGGTTGAACCAGATGAATCCTGTTCCT CATGTTCCCAAAATCAATGGAGAGATTCCATCAGTTGATGAAGAAACATCGGATCACCAAAGGCTGCTGGACAG ATTGAAGCTGTATGATCTGGTTGAGTTTAAGGTTCAAGGAGATGGGAACTGTCAG TTTCGTGCTTTATCAGATCAAATATACCGTACACCTGAGCACCACAAATTTGTCAGACAAGAAGTTTTTAGTCAG CTAAAGGCTCACCGAGAAATGTACGAGGGTTATGTTCCTATGGCTTATGGTGACTATTTGAACAAAATCAGCAA GAATGGTGAATGGGGTGATCATGTCACATTGCAGGCTGCTGCTGATTCG TATGGTTTCAAGATTTTTGTCATAACGTCGTTTAAGGATACCTGCTACATTGAGATTCTTCCACAAATTCAGAAGTCAAATAGAG TTATTTCCCTGAGCTTTTGGGCGGAGGTGCATTATAACTCAATCTATCCAGCAGGAG ACCTGCCTtcattagaaaataagaaaaagaagaagtggTGGAAATTTTGA
- the LOC131165403 gene encoding OVARIAN TUMOR DOMAIN-containing deubiquitinating enzyme 12 isoform X3 — translation MIVGAARPLLEMINYELDPDIVRWGLHLLDVCSLSHNGSCSGITQYAADPCPVEYIREGYCRDCEAENINVENDEVIAHALQEEFSHLASVEASGSSHVENEQMQASVLAQDWISPSRRHSSTVAGPQNGEEEVDGMGISCSCSGLGEKLVNNDDCTCCLEIEDESTLDGEVGKRLNQMNPVPHVPKINGEIPSVDEETSDHQRLLDRLKLYDLVEFKVQGDGNCQFRALSDQIYRTPEHHKFVRQEVFSQLKAHREMYEGYVPMAYGDYLNKISKNGEWGDHVTLQAAADSYGFKIFVITSFKDTCYIEILPQIQKSNRVISLSFWAEVHYNSIYPAGAFGSFGDGFSGGYHHSFPM, via the exons ATGATTGTGG GTGCTGCAAGACCTTTGTTGGAAATGATTAACTACGAGCTAGACCCTGATATAGTTCGGTGGGGTCTCCATCTTCTAGACGTTTGCTCTCTTTCTCATAACGGTTCTTGTAGTGGAATTACTCAATATGCTGCAGATCCTTGTCCAGTTGAGTATATTAGAGAAGGTTATTGCAGAGATTGCGAAGCAGAGAATATAAATGTGGAGAATGATGAGGTTATTGCACATGCACTTCAAGAAGAATTTTCACACCTTGCATCTGTAGAAGCATCAGGATCTTCGCATGTGGAGAATGAGCAAATGCAAGCATCTGTTCTTGCACAGGATTGGATTTCTCCCTCTAGAAGACACAGTAGCACTG TGGCAGGGCCTCAAAATGGTGAGGAAGAGGTAGATGGAATGGGAATTTCGTGCTCATGTTCTGGCCTGGGAGAAAAATTAGTCAACAATGATGACTGTACATGTTGTCTAGAGATAGAGGATGAGTCTACTCTTGATGGTGAAGTAGGCAAGAGGTTGAACCAGATGAATCCTGTTCCT CATGTTCCCAAAATCAATGGAGAGATTCCATCAGTTGATGAAGAAACATCGGATCACCAAAGGCTGCTGGACAG ATTGAAGCTGTATGATCTGGTTGAGTTTAAGGTTCAAGGAGATGGGAACTGTCAG TTTCGTGCTTTATCAGATCAAATATACCGTACACCTGAGCACCACAAATTTGTCAGACAAGAAGTTTTTAGTCAG CTAAAGGCTCACCGAGAAATGTACGAGGGTTATGTTCCTATGGCTTATGGTGACTATTTGAACAAAATCAGCAA GAATGGTGAATGGGGTGATCATGTCACATTGCAGGCTGCTGCTGATTCG TATGGTTTCAAGATTTTTGTCATAACGTCGTTTAAGGATACCTGCTACATTGAGATTCTTCCACAAATTCAGAAGTCAAATAGAG TTATTTCCCTGAGCTTTTGGGCGGAGGTGCATTATAACTCAATCTATCCAGCAGGAG CTTTCGGGTCCTTTGGAGATGGATTTTCTGGCGGATATCACCATTCTTTCCCAATGTGA
- the LOC131165403 gene encoding OVARIAN TUMOR DOMAIN-containing deubiquitinating enzyme 9 isoform X4 — protein MIVGAARPLLEMINYELDPDIVRWGLHLLDVCSLSHNGSCSGITQYAADPCPVEYIREGYCRDCEAENINVENDEVIAHALQEEFSHLASVEASGSSHVENEQMQASVLAQDWISPSRRHSSTVAGPQNGEEEVDGMGISCSCSGLGEKLVNNDDCTCCLEIEDESTLDGEVGKRLNQMNPVPHVPKINGEIPSVDEETSDHQRLLDRLKLYDLVEFKVQGDGNCQFRALSDQIYRTPEHHKFVRQEVFSQLKAHREMYEGYVPMAYGDYLNKISKNGEWGDHVTLQAAADSYGFKIFVITSFKDTCYIEILPQIQKSNRVISLSFWAEVHYNSIYPAGDLPSLENKKKKKWWKF, from the exons ATGATTGTGG GTGCTGCAAGACCTTTGTTGGAAATGATTAACTACGAGCTAGACCCTGATATAGTTCGGTGGGGTCTCCATCTTCTAGACGTTTGCTCTCTTTCTCATAACGGTTCTTGTAGTGGAATTACTCAATATGCTGCAGATCCTTGTCCAGTTGAGTATATTAGAGAAGGTTATTGCAGAGATTGCGAAGCAGAGAATATAAATGTGGAGAATGATGAGGTTATTGCACATGCACTTCAAGAAGAATTTTCACACCTTGCATCTGTAGAAGCATCAGGATCTTCGCATGTGGAGAATGAGCAAATGCAAGCATCTGTTCTTGCACAGGATTGGATTTCTCCCTCTAGAAGACACAGTAGCACTG TGGCAGGGCCTCAAAATGGTGAGGAAGAGGTAGATGGAATGGGAATTTCGTGCTCATGTTCTGGCCTGGGAGAAAAATTAGTCAACAATGATGACTGTACATGTTGTCTAGAGATAGAGGATGAGTCTACTCTTGATGGTGAAGTAGGCAAGAGGTTGAACCAGATGAATCCTGTTCCT CATGTTCCCAAAATCAATGGAGAGATTCCATCAGTTGATGAAGAAACATCGGATCACCAAAGGCTGCTGGACAG ATTGAAGCTGTATGATCTGGTTGAGTTTAAGGTTCAAGGAGATGGGAACTGTCAG TTTCGTGCTTTATCAGATCAAATATACCGTACACCTGAGCACCACAAATTTGTCAGACAAGAAGTTTTTAGTCAG CTAAAGGCTCACCGAGAAATGTACGAGGGTTATGTTCCTATGGCTTATGGTGACTATTTGAACAAAATCAGCAA GAATGGTGAATGGGGTGATCATGTCACATTGCAGGCTGCTGCTGATTCG TATGGTTTCAAGATTTTTGTCATAACGTCGTTTAAGGATACCTGCTACATTGAGATTCTTCCACAAATTCAGAAGTCAAATAGAG TTATTTCCCTGAGCTTTTGGGCGGAGGTGCATTATAACTCAATCTATCCAGCAGGAG ACCTGCCTtcattagaaaataagaaaaagaagaagtggTGGAAATTTTGA
- the LOC131165401 gene encoding protein WHAT'S THIS FACTOR 9, mitochondrial, giving the protein MITRSQTASAAYLYAQKCSYVDVYMKWKKDPYYDSIESIHRSIELKPLISLKNCIARDPNGCIPISAVSKRGVELGVPMKVSRFLRQFPSVFEEYTGPQYNLPWFRLTPEAVALDREESAVYEDQKSEIRERLKKLILMSREKRLPLKIIQGMQWYLGLPDVFLRDLVANLDESFRFVEMEDEMMGLAVESKERVLSVMQRNTIKRGIYYEGSERTIEFPMFPSKGLRLRRKIANWLDEFQKLPYVSPYEDFLHLDPNSDISEKRIVGVIHELLSIFVEHSAERKKLLCLRKYLGLPQKFHKAFERHPHMFYLSLRNKTCTAILKEAYNDKFAIDTHPLSKVRKKYIKLMKKSEVILKNRRLKNRTVDIGNVDLDLDLGCVDTDTGKIAEVSL; this is encoded by the exons ATGATCACTAGAAGCCAGACAG CGTCAGCTGCTTACCTGTATGCCCAGAAGTGCAGTTATGTAGATGTGTATATGAAGTGGAAGAAAGACCCTTACTATGATTCTATTGAGTCCATCCACAGGTCCATAGAGCTCAAACCGCTGATCTCTCTCAAAAATTGCATAGCCCGAGATCCTAATGGATGCATACCAATATCGGCTGTGTCAAAGAGGGGAGTAGAATTGGGAGTACCCATGAAGGTTTCTAGGTTTCTCAGACAGTTCCCATCTGTATTTGAAGAGTATACTGGGCCCCAGTATAATCTTCCATGGTTCAGGCTGACCCCAGAAGCTGTCGCGCTCGACAGGGAAGAGAGTGCAGTTTATGAGGATCAAAAGTCAGAGATTAGAGAAAGGTTGAAGAAATTGATATTGATGAGTAGGGAGAAGAGGCTTCCTTTGAAGATAATTCAGGGAATGCAGTGGTACTTAGGGTTGCCTGATGTTTTTCTGCGAGACCTGGTGGCAAATCTTGACGAATCTTTTAGATTTGTGGAGATGGAAGATGAAATGATGGGATTGGCTGTTGAGTCAAAGGAAAGGGTCTTGTCTGTGATGCAGAGAAACACTATAAAGAGAGGAATTTACTATGAGGGATCTGAAAGGACAATTGAATTCCCTATGTTTCCATCAAAGGGCTTGAGGTTGAGGAGAAAGATTGCAAATTGGTTAGATGAGTTCCAGAAGCTTCCATATGTTTCCCCCTATGAAGACTTTTTGCATTTGGATCCAAACAGTGATATATCAGAGAAAAGGATTGTGGGTGTAATTCATGAGTTACTCAGCATATTTGTGGAGCATTCAGCTGAGAGGAAGAAGCTCCTCTGCCTACGTAAGTATCTGGGTTTGCCCCAGAAATTTCACAAGGCATTTGAGCGGCATCCCCATATGTTCTACTTGTCTTTGAGGAACAAGACCTGCACAGCAATTCTCAAAGAGGCGTATAACGATAAGTTTGCCATAGATACCCATCCCCTCTCAAAGGTGAGGAAAAAGTATATCAAGTTGATGAAGAAATCAGAGGTTATTTTGAAGAATAGAAGGCTGAAGAACCGGACTGTTGATATTGGAAATGTGGATTTAGATTTGGACTTGGGCTGCGTAGACACAGACACAGGCAAAATAGCAGAGGTTTCTTTGTAA
- the LOC131165404 gene encoding uncharacterized protein LOC131165404 → MDLPSWQDSQTTSFCTEPTSGNLELHKNINVENDEIIAHALQEIFSHLASVEASGSLCAENEQMQASVLAQGWISPSRRHSGTVAGPQNGEEEVDGMGISCSCSGLGEKLVDNDD, encoded by the exons ATGGATTTGCCAAGTTGGCAAGATTCACAAACAACATCCTTTTGCACAGAACCAACAAGTGGCAATTTAGAATTACATAAGAATATAAATGTGGAGAATGATGAAATTATTGCACATGCACTTCAAGAAATATTTTCACACCTTGCTTCTGTAGAAGCATCAGGATCTTTGTGTGCTGAGAATGAGCAAATGCAAGCATCTGTTCTTGCACAGGGTTGGATTTCTCCCTCTAGAAGACACAGCGGCACTG TGGCAGGGCCTCAAAATGGTGAGGAAGAGGTAGATGGAATGGGAATTTCGTGCTCATGTTCTGGCCTGGGAGAAAAATTAGTCGACAATGATGACTGA
- the LOC131165403 gene encoding OVARIAN TUMOR DOMAIN-containing deubiquitinating enzyme 12 isoform X5 gives MINYELDPDIVRWGLHLLDVCSLSHNGSCSGITQYAADPCPVEYIREGYCRDCEAENINVENDEVIAHALQEEFSHLASVEASGSSHVENEQMQASVLAQDWISPSRRHSSTVAGPQNGEEEVDGMGISCSCSGLGEKLVNNDDCTCCLEIEDESTLDGEVGKRLNQMNPVPHVPKINGEIPSVDEETSDHQRLLDRLKLYDLVEFKVQGDGNCQFRALSDQIYRTPEHHKFVRQEVFSQLKAHREMYEGYVPMAYGDYLNKISKNGEWGDHVTLQAAADSYGFKIFVITSFKDTCYIEILPQIQKSNRVISLSFWAEVHYNSIYPAGAFGSFGDGFSGGYHHSFPM, from the exons ATGATTAACTACGAGCTAGACCCTGATATAGTTCGGTGGGGTCTCCATCTTCTAGACGTTTGCTCTCTTTCTCATAACGGTTCTTGTAGTGGAATTACTCAATATGCTGCAGATCCTTGTCCAGTTGAGTATATTAGAGAAGGTTATTGCAGAGATTGCGAAGCAGAGAATATAAATGTGGAGAATGATGAGGTTATTGCACATGCACTTCAAGAAGAATTTTCACACCTTGCATCTGTAGAAGCATCAGGATCTTCGCATGTGGAGAATGAGCAAATGCAAGCATCTGTTCTTGCACAGGATTGGATTTCTCCCTCTAGAAGACACAGTAGCACTG TGGCAGGGCCTCAAAATGGTGAGGAAGAGGTAGATGGAATGGGAATTTCGTGCTCATGTTCTGGCCTGGGAGAAAAATTAGTCAACAATGATGACTGTACATGTTGTCTAGAGATAGAGGATGAGTCTACTCTTGATGGTGAAGTAGGCAAGAGGTTGAACCAGATGAATCCTGTTCCT CATGTTCCCAAAATCAATGGAGAGATTCCATCAGTTGATGAAGAAACATCGGATCACCAAAGGCTGCTGGACAG ATTGAAGCTGTATGATCTGGTTGAGTTTAAGGTTCAAGGAGATGGGAACTGTCAG TTTCGTGCTTTATCAGATCAAATATACCGTACACCTGAGCACCACAAATTTGTCAGACAAGAAGTTTTTAGTCAG CTAAAGGCTCACCGAGAAATGTACGAGGGTTATGTTCCTATGGCTTATGGTGACTATTTGAACAAAATCAGCAA GAATGGTGAATGGGGTGATCATGTCACATTGCAGGCTGCTGCTGATTCG TATGGTTTCAAGATTTTTGTCATAACGTCGTTTAAGGATACCTGCTACATTGAGATTCTTCCACAAATTCAGAAGTCAAATAGAG TTATTTCCCTGAGCTTTTGGGCGGAGGTGCATTATAACTCAATCTATCCAGCAGGAG CTTTCGGGTCCTTTGGAGATGGATTTTCTGGCGGATATCACCATTCTTTCCCAATGTGA
- the LOC131165403 gene encoding OVARIAN TUMOR DOMAIN-containing deubiquitinating enzyme 12 isoform X1: MIVGAARPLLEMINYELDPDIVRWGLHLLDVCSLSHNGSCSGITQYAADPCPVEYIREGYCRDCEAENINVENDEVIAHALQEEFSHLASVEASGSSHVENEQMQASVLAQDWISPSRRHSSTVAGPQNGEEEVDGMGISCSCSGLGEKLVNNDDCTCCLEIEDESTLDGEVGKRLNQMNPVPHVPKINGEIPSVDEETSDHQRLLDRLKLYDLVEFKVQGDGNCQFRALSDQIYRTPEHHKFVRQEVFSQLKAHREMYEGYVPMAYGDYLNKISKNGEWGDHVTLQAAADSYGFKIFVITSFKDTCYIEILPQIQKSNRVISLSFWAEVHYNSIYPAGGKHLYDDASKLSWHITRVKLGTFRGVKLGRREK, from the exons ATGATTGTGG GTGCTGCAAGACCTTTGTTGGAAATGATTAACTACGAGCTAGACCCTGATATAGTTCGGTGGGGTCTCCATCTTCTAGACGTTTGCTCTCTTTCTCATAACGGTTCTTGTAGTGGAATTACTCAATATGCTGCAGATCCTTGTCCAGTTGAGTATATTAGAGAAGGTTATTGCAGAGATTGCGAAGCAGAGAATATAAATGTGGAGAATGATGAGGTTATTGCACATGCACTTCAAGAAGAATTTTCACACCTTGCATCTGTAGAAGCATCAGGATCTTCGCATGTGGAGAATGAGCAAATGCAAGCATCTGTTCTTGCACAGGATTGGATTTCTCCCTCTAGAAGACACAGTAGCACTG TGGCAGGGCCTCAAAATGGTGAGGAAGAGGTAGATGGAATGGGAATTTCGTGCTCATGTTCTGGCCTGGGAGAAAAATTAGTCAACAATGATGACTGTACATGTTGTCTAGAGATAGAGGATGAGTCTACTCTTGATGGTGAAGTAGGCAAGAGGTTGAACCAGATGAATCCTGTTCCT CATGTTCCCAAAATCAATGGAGAGATTCCATCAGTTGATGAAGAAACATCGGATCACCAAAGGCTGCTGGACAG ATTGAAGCTGTATGATCTGGTTGAGTTTAAGGTTCAAGGAGATGGGAACTGTCAG TTTCGTGCTTTATCAGATCAAATATACCGTACACCTGAGCACCACAAATTTGTCAGACAAGAAGTTTTTAGTCAG CTAAAGGCTCACCGAGAAATGTACGAGGGTTATGTTCCTATGGCTTATGGTGACTATTTGAACAAAATCAGCAA GAATGGTGAATGGGGTGATCATGTCACATTGCAGGCTGCTGCTGATTCG TATGGTTTCAAGATTTTTGTCATAACGTCGTTTAAGGATACCTGCTACATTGAGATTCTTCCACAAATTCAGAAGTCAAATAGAG TTATTTCCCTGAGCTTTTGGGCGGAGGTGCATTATAACTCAATCTATCCAGCAGGAGGTAAGCATTTGTATGATGATGCTTCAAAACTTAGTTGGCATATTACAAGGGTAAAATTAGGCACATTTAGAGGTGTAAAATTAGGCAGAAGGGAAAAATGA